ACAGGGTCTATGACTGTCCCATCAGCAAGGATAGTGGAGGGGACATTTTTTCTCCCTAGGACAGTTTTGGTCATGAGGCCCCTCACAGTGAAAGCCACTGCTTTCCCTCATCAGGTTCTGCCTTGCTCACACACTTTGTGGGGCCTCTGAAAAATCATGTAAATGGTTAAATGCTCATTTAACCGCTATGGAGCTGACTCAGATTTCAGATTTGAAACTTGTTCTTGAATCAGCTTCAACAGGGAGGCAAGGAGGTTAAGAAGCAATCCCTGAGCTTGCCAGAGAGGCAAAGGTGACTTACTCTGGTGCATCGCAGACCTGCCAACGCATGGTCCCCAGATCCCGCCTCTAGGCGTGTTCTCACATAGGGGTGAGCAGCCAAGGAAAGCAGACTCCAAAGTCACGTGTGGGTTTAGGGCACGGTTCTGCCATTTCCTGGCTGTGAGATCTTGGAGAAGTCcaaacattttgtctttttttttcctcatctctaaaataaggcaacttaggggcacctggctggcttactcagagagcacatgactcttcatctcaggatcgtgagttcaagccccatgttgggtatagagattacttaataaaactttttaaaaaataaaataaaacaaaattaggcaattaaaaaaatagcgacttcaggggcacctggatggctcagtcaggtaagcaaccgacttcagctcaggtcatgatcccatggttcacaagttcaagccccgaactgggctctgtactgacagctcggagcctggagcctgcttcggattctgtgtctccctctctgtctgcctctcccccactagcactcgctcacgcgctctctctcaaaaataaaaataactttttttaataaaataaaaaataaaaaaacagtgaCTTCATATAAGTAATTATAAAGAGTAAAAGATTAAATGGAGAGCAGAGTTCAAAATCCTTTCATACCAATTGAGGGCTATATAATTGCTGGCTTAATTTATTTGCCATTTAGTGTTCCAACTTGCAGAAAGCCCTTGTTAACTGAGTAAACGGTCAATTTTTCAtcaacaggaagagaaatcagtCACAAAGTCACCAACATCTCTTGGATTCCAATCCCTGgccaaaacattattttcttttacagagTACTTTTAAGGGTCCAAGTACCTCAAGCCTTAAAAATGTAAGCCAGGTAACTTTAACTGAAGGAGTAAGGCTTTATCTATAAGTATCTAAttaaaggggtgggggggggggagacaaaagcaaatcaaattttttctacctttatttATAAAGAACACAGCTCCTCCTGACACAGACACGAACACTCACACGTTCCAAGGAGGAGCTcgataaaaacaacaacaacaatagcagaACTGGAGGACATCGGGACCTTATTTAACACCAGTCTGTGTGCCCGACTCGGGGATCACTGGGAATGTGTCCTCAAATATGACATCTCACCTCAAACAAAGGAAGACAGGCCTTCATCTGGAGGGTGCACCCACCCCCCAGGCAAAAAAGCTGCACACTCAATCTTCAGCATCATCGAACTGTCCTGTTTCAAAGACCATCTTGGAATAGTGGGGTATCAGCGGAGGTGGGTGGTGCCAACTGGGGTCATAGATCATATCTCCTTGCGGGGCACAGCACACCCAAGGTTTGACCTCCTGAGAAATGCAACCCTGGATGTCATCGGCATCtgcaagcaattaaaaaaaaaaaaaaaaacagattaaaaggagaaggggaggtgAGACATATAGCCAAAAAATTCTAGGGGACAGACATTAGCcatgtctttgtttaaaaatacacatgcggggtgcctgggtggctcagccaaagcgtctgacttcggctcaggtcatgatcttacggctcgtGCTTGATTcaagcccaatgtcgggctctgtgctgatagctcggagcctgaagcctgcttcagattctgtctccgtctctctctgccccttccctgctcacgcgctcgcgctaatacaaataaacattaaaaattttttttcagtacacAGGCAGAGCCCTCCTTCAAGGATTGCATGCCCAAGCTGTGCTTCTCAGAGGATGGTTCTTAGTGCAGAGGAAGCAACCGCAGAAGAGCACTGCTGTCTGCAGCAGCTAGATTCACACAGACATTTCTAGGAGAGTAACATTGCTTTCATGTTAAAACTGATGCATTATAAAGTCAACtgtgaaatttgcatttttcccccaACATGAAAGAGAAGCTGTCACAGAAATTTCAGCTCTGTAAAAGGTTATCAGGCTGAGCTCACAGATGTGGGTCCTTCATCCAAACTGTCAGCCTTTGGGGTAGCCTGGTAGGTAACCTGGTCTGGGACCCTAGAAACACCACACCTACCATACGGATTCCCTTGATCTGCTTTCAACTCCAAGTCCCAGTCCTCGTTAAAAAGATCAGCAGCCTGTTCCTTGGGCGGGCAGTCGGACACTCCTTCTGACAGCTCCCAGGTATTCAGGTCCCCATCAGAATCCTCATCCTCCACGGCAAAGTCTTCCTCTTCCGAGTGGGTGCCCTCACCATGGGCAGGACTACCATTAGGGATGCTCTGTGCTCCACTGGCTAAGAAATCAACAGAAGGAAGGTTTTAAAACCACTAGCAACTACACAGGGACTACTCACGTGCTTGGAAAATGTTTGGCAGACATACTAAGAGGGCAAGAGTAAAACAAGCATACAGAGTTCTTTAGCCACctgagcac
The sequence above is drawn from the Lynx canadensis isolate LIC74 chromosome E1, mLynCan4.pri.v2, whole genome shotgun sequence genome and encodes:
- the COPRS gene encoding coordinator of PRMT5 and differentiation stimulator isoform X2, coding for MGSDAGDRELGAIARGLERGQAGFVPADHSGQERDTEKAVDRLASGAQSIPNGSPAHGEGTHSEEEDFAVEDEDSDGDLNTWELSEGVSDCPPKEQAADLFNEDWDLELKADQGNPYDADDIQGCISQEVKPWVCCAPQGDMIYDPSWHHPPPLIPHYSKMVFETGQFDDAED
- the COPRS gene encoding coordinator of PRMT5 and differentiation stimulator isoform X1, which produces MDRQAAGARALGAAEPPRGPPLPSAREAPPSPGAGFVPADHSGQERDTEKAVDRLASGAQSIPNGSPAHGEGTHSEEEDFAVEDEDSDGDLNTWELSEGVSDCPPKEQAADLFNEDWDLELKADQGNPYDADDIQGCISQEVKPWVCCAPQGDMIYDPSWHHPPPLIPHYSKMVFETGQFDDAED